The sequence AATAAGGCTGGCCAACAAGGAACCATCTGAGGAAATAGTAGGGACAGCTGAAGAAGAGAGAATCCTTTTAAACTTCAAATCTTGCAAGACCTTGTGAGCACGAGCTAGAGCTTCCTCAACAGCAGTAATTTCAGTATCTATACTCCTCGAAGCCTACCTTTGGAATAGCATGTGGGCCAGTAGACGCAAATGCTCCAGCAAGAAGGACAGGTTGAACCTGGCTTCTAAAAGATCCTATACCACTCCCCTCCACTCCAAAAGCTTCTCTTCAGATAAGAAGTCTATAGAAGAATCTCTCAAGGAAATCAACACGGCACACAGCAGCTCCATCAGGATGTTGCCTAGAAAAAAACCTCCCCTAAAACCACTGGTAAAGTCTCCATGACTCTTGAGCAACCTTTCTAACAATAGCAGACCCTCCACAAGCACaggaaaatgcaaaaaactGCTATAAGAAGACCTAAAGGAATGGAAGTGGCTAGTAGGGAGGCTGTTGAACTCTAGAAGGTCAAAACAGGCTAGGAAGATGGAAAGCTATATCAGGAACCACAAACTCAGAATCCCTAACACCTATATCAacactcacaaaaaaaaaaaaaagggaaacagacttagttaaaaaaaaaggtggaaaaaaaaaaaaaaaaaaaaaaaaaaaaagaggaaaagggGAAACCAGTATTGGCCTTCTGGGGCGAAACCTCCTCCTCTTGCTCCTCTGGCTTCTTAGAAGACTTTGAGAAAAGACACACAGCAAGTTGAAGAATGGGTGAGGAAACCTTAGCAAAACGGCTAAAAGAAGGTAGAGACGTAGGGAGCTTCGccatagaagaagaagacatgGGAAAGgcataaaaagaaggaaagaaaaggaaacacagtAAGAATGATCTACACCCACGTTTAGAATCCTTTGATTCCAAAGAAGAGGCAGCGCTAGGAACAGACCTTACACTGGCTTGAcctaaaaagagaaaggaaagaaataactcaaaaggggtaagagagagaaaggggacaaaagagaaatagagtTAAACACTattataaaggaaaataagGCTCACCCATTTGTTTGGACGAAGATGCACCTCCCAAAGTTTCTGTACTTAACACCGTCTGAGGGAACACAATTTTGATGGGACTGGGAGTCTGCTCGAGCTAAGGACCTTGGGATGCAGGAAGTTGGGAAGCCTCAGGATCCTGGGTAGCTTAGACACCCTACATTAGTTGCCCAATCTCAACTATGCCACCACTAGGGGGCTCCTCTTCCACACCTGGAAATGCAGCAGAGAGGGCTGCAATCGTTTCCTCCTCCAGAGTCTTACCAGCCATGGGAGGAGGCACgtccacctaaaaaaaaaaaacaaaaaaacaaaaaaacaataataagtaTAGGTAACGAGGTGTCACAAACACACAGTACCAGAGAAGGGAATGAAAGCAAATAGAAAGAGGCATGAACAAGAAAAGGCCATACCACATCATCACCAGATGACTGACTTCTACCTTTCTTGGTGTCCGATTTGTGTTTGGACTACAAAGAAAACAACCACTCATCAGCTAAAAGGGGGAAGGGGCTGCAACAACAATGACAAACATAAAAGAGAGAAGGAGGAAAGaggtcttgcccttctctctctctctacagattctttGATGGTCTTTTGTTTACTACGGGTACGCCTAGAGGGTCCTAAGGGGGACTGAGATACAAAATCAGAGGATCCCAAAGGACCATGGACTAAAgaagtcacaggaacctggAAAAAAGAAGACACTACCTTAGTCTTCATCCGGGTCCTTGTAGCCAAAGGTTGCCCAACTTCTTTTTCCTCAGAAGTCACCAATTGCTACTGGGATTTCCCggtctttctctttttttcctcgGGGCCAGCCCCTGTGCCCTCTGCACTTTCTTCAACTTCAgcttctttcaatttttcatgcttaatccttttttctttgcCTTTACCTATGGGAGTGGCAACACCTATCGCCTCTACTGTCCCCCTCTTAATGGGTACCCCGGAAGAAGTACTAATGATAAGGTCACATCGTGACCAAGTTTCTGGAAAATCCTGTGCATAAGTCACCCAGCCTCCCCTGGAAGCATGCCATTCCACAAAACCTATCTTGCTACTCACAGCAGTAGATTCAATTCCAGCAGTAGGGAGGGATAGGCGCTTGTTGGATGTTGGAGCAGAAGAAATGCTAGGATTGGGGGCTTTCCTAATCGTGTTGGAACCAACATAGTCAACAAAAGATTTTTGTACTCTCCTCCAATAACCAGCATAACCATTGGAGGCAAAAAATCCTCTCTGGGAATTGGGCACTACAAACTGAGGGCTCCTCTGCGACTAATAGGAGAAGGCTTGGAGTCTTAGGAAAGGgtccaaagaaggaagagaTGATACTATGTCTTTAAACACCAGGGGGATATCCTGATCAAAACCGAATTGCCGGAGTACCCGGTGTGTTGAGTAATGAGTATACCTAGGGCCGCTTGAAGAGGGCACGGGAAGCCAAGAGGGACTAACACAAGCTAGGTAGGCTAAACTACCCTCATCACCATGGCGCAAATCAAAAGTGTTTCCTGTAGAAGTaagaaaagaagacaacacagaatcacaaGCAAAGCCAGGGCTGAACTCCCGGGGAGACCACTAATGTAAATGTCCTGCTTGATCGAAAAACTCAACCAGGTTGAGACTGCCACCTTTCAGACTAATCCAGCGGAAGATGATAGGAAAAGTATCAGTTGAATTACCACAAAAACCTTTAATTATATCAGGAGATCCCTGGAATTtgtctttcacaaacttcaaatttcTACACTTAGCTAAAGTAGCTGAAGAATGATCTCACATAAATATCTGAAGGATGgcacagtgaagagatgaagtgaTTACATAACAAGAGTCACTTTCGGCTTCGTCTCTATGAAGCTGGTCCAGTTGAGAATAGACATGGCCTAAGAATAAAGGGGCTAAAGGATACTGAGCGTCTCGGGCCAACTTAATTGCCAACGGGAAGAAAGTAGACTTGACCTTGTACCCGGGGAACTCACTAAATAGGAACTTGCTAAGCCAGAACACCAGGAAACCGGCTCGCCTGACTTCCTTAACTTTCTCACGCGAAAGGGTCATaacccatctccccatcctgGCCGGCTTCCCACCAGGAGAAGCAGTGCGCCCACCAAAATGGATAAATAACTTGTTTTCTACCTCGAGATCCTCTTAAAAAAGATTAATATCAAAAGGATTCTCATCCCCAAACACCGGAGAAAGAAGTTGTTGACCATGTCCTCTAGGGTGATTGTCAGCTCACcaacagagaagaaaaaagtgtGAAGAGAAGGGCACCAACGGCATATCAGATGCTTGACACCCTTAGCGTCTCTGAAACCCTTAAGATTCCTGGAAATCACCACTGCTTTCAGGATCCCATCACACTCCAAGCAACTCACGAACTCCTCATCAGAGAGTTCCCTATCCACCTAGATGGGCCAACCTTGGATCTTCCTAGGAGCgaaatcaaagaagataggAACTGCCTCACGAAGTCCCTGCCTGATCTGAAGAtcaaaaaatctctctagggtctGGAACCTAAgcggaaccagcgaaacccgcCTAATCGGAGAATACCCAAGCATGAAGGGATGGAGGGGCCTCACCATGGGACACCTGAGGGAAAGATAGACTAGGGGTATACCAGGGGTCCCATAGGGGAAAGGCTGGGCGCTCAGTGACCTCATGAGACTCACCCTAAGCAGAATCAGAGAAGCCTTCACCCTCAGAGGGGCTGGGAATGCGCTCTCTTCTttttcgagaagaagaagaagccatcaAAGCAATGCGTATGATGAGAAGTAGGGAGAATTGgaagaatggaaaaagaaaatggagtaGCAGACtgattgaaagagagaaaagagaccTAAGAGTGGAAGATTCAGGGAAGCAAAGAGATATTATGAAGCGCCCGCAATAAAGACACAAAGAGCAATTGGAGAAGACAATGTATagaaagacgcgccagttgccaaaaaatttaattttaagggAGAGATTAATTAGTAGTTATTAATGGAAGTTACGGGGAATGTAAAAAGTGGGTGGAGGAAGTTTTACTCCAAAACTCAACTACCACTTCCTGTTCAAATGGGGGAAATTACAAAATAAGGAAGCACGACACGTAGAAAAGAATAGGATACCCAAAAGCAGCGGGAAGGCCAAGATCctgaagaaggaaaaagggaaCCTAGtgatatttaaaaggaaatccTACGAAAACTAAAACCCTGAATTACTCACGTGTGGGccttcaggcaacccacgagctcggggggctaaatgttgaggtctaaaaaatcaCAACACCCAGGCCCAAAAAATAACACAAGGGGCCacagaaaatgaaattaaaaagaggtggtaagcccaaaaggcttgaagcccaaatgCCATAAAGGGACAAGCCTTAAAGCCtatgagaaaagaaggaagaaaaagaaaaaaaggccaAGATCAGAAGATTGAAGAAAGACCAATGTAAAGAGCTGAGTCGGGATCCCCAGAGGTTACCAAAGGCTCAAGATTCCCGAGACGTGTAAAACAACTAAGAAAGGATTAAGACAGCTCAAAGAAAACGCCAAAAAACACAAGAAACGAAGGGCATATATGTCCTTCTTAAGCACCAGAGATGCAGCAAGAAAAGCAGAAAGCCTAAAGTAACCACTCACAATGCAAAGGAACGgtacctcggggaaccagaataAGGAGCTATAAAAAAGGAAGTAGTAGCAAAGACCTTCGAACCGGCAGAGTTGGATTCCgctcacttgggaaaaatgacaaagagGAAAGACAGCCAAAAGCTGAACCATAAGAAATGTGAAATTAGAAACAAGCGCACTCCGGAATGGAAAGTTAGCCATGGGCTTTCAAAGAAACAGCACCAAAAGGAGGAAAATATGAGAAACAGGGAAAGGCTCAACCTTCTGGGTGATGGGCACAAAACGGGCTCTGGTACCCAGGgagcaaaacaggggaatcAATAGTTCCTTGGGACCCTAgaataacactataaaaaggggggaaagCAGGTGGCAAAAAAGGAGGAATTTTTGAGCAAGCAATAAAAAATCTCGACAAGGAATCATTAAGAGAACTCTGTCAAATTCAAGGGAAAACAATGAAATATCTCTCGGTATCCCAAAAACAGCAACTATaacacatacttggattcaaaagggttcaaattttacaagtcttagaggcctggatagccatcaaagtctgtaatttttgagcttatttgaacctcttatcacgtcttagtgagtgCATTGTACCATAATTAAGAAAAACTAACGaagtatttcttattaatttgaggATTCCTAACAATTGTTTTGTGTATTTCCTGATTACTTTGCACTCCTTTGCTGTTTTCATTATAGattcaatacaaatattctcattttgctagtttatgtgtattgtaggaAACATACCCTGTGCGCCACTTGGTTCTTAAATAGCCCCTTAGCTACGGTGAACCAAGCTCAGTCCACCAAACTataactatttggcccaggatccttgggccagTGTACTgaagaaaaaagcactctcacagaCACAACTTTAAAGTGTTCAACTATGAttagtaaagaaaaaatgatgaatcATATGAAAGTAATTGTACATCACTTATAGTCGACTACTTCATCAAATTATGGTAAAATTGTGGTCTTAGAAGAACCgttatgtttttgtttcaaaCTTATAACTTATTAGCTAGTAGCCATATATGTAGCTTTGTGTGAAACAAATTCCCTCACAAGAAGAATGAGAAGGTTTGAACCTTGCTAGCTTTTGTTTGATTCATATTAATGAAGTGATTATTCAAgggaaaaaaacattaaaagaatcaaagtttGACCAAGACCACCATTTTGAGTCCTTTAAGGATATCACTCTATCATGTATAAGAATCCTTAGAGTTTATAAAATAGCTTCATTAAGAAATATGAGAGTAATATTATATCTAAATTACTTCTTCTCAAGTATTCATTCaccacatcaaattatttatgatatttatGATACTGATACATATATCTTTCTCTTTGCTATTGATGTTTCTCTATTTCTTAATGTCCATTCCAATAAGAGcttatactctctctctctctcacacacacacagatatgtagagagagagagagagagagagagagagagagagagagagagagagagagagagagagaagcaactAAAAGAAGACAAGGCCATAAATTTGATGGCATAGTTTCAACTCCTACTAAATAGGTCTTGCTTACACAATGGAATTATGGTGGGCTACTATTAGTTGCCCATGTGAATGAACAAAGTAGAGAGAGATGCAAATTGACCCTTTAACAACAATTTATGTTAAAATTGGACTTTCCAATATGTTCTAGGAACAAATACCTTAAGACTTGAGAACAAAGAGTTTGTTGAAACAAGATAAATGGATGAAAAGGTATTTATTGTGGTTTTGTACATATATAGTAGTAGGTTAGTTTGCAACTCTCCTTTGAGACTTTAGATTTAGTAGATTTATTTACCAACTTGCACACAACACccaaattaaattgatttggaCTTACCTATATGTACTTGGAAAACAAATAGGACAACAAGAGAATTAGAAATAGAATAACAAGAGGTGAGACTTGATGCAAAGATGTTATGGTGAAATGATAAACCaagagcagagagagagagagagagagagagagagagagagagagagagagagagagagagagagagagagagagagagagagagagagagagagagagagagagagagagagaactgtgTCTTTAAAGGGAATTGAAGGGTTTAAGGATTTTAGtgatttaataaataaacaaaattgtgTGCAACGGCTCTGGCCACTAGCATTAGTACTTAATTGTTAaagggttttttatttgtttttgttttttatatgtgCATCTCCTTTCTGGTAAGGACaagattattttgtttaaatttttttaaagggccgggtgtttgtttttggtaaaattggttaattaagcttaattgtttttagctttacAATTGGTAATTATTGtttttgggctaatttttttgggatggtatattttgttttaaattttagatctataaattttttttacaacttttaaaAGGAGGAGAATGCAAGAATTACAAtttgtttttacaaattgctattATGGtaagtggttattagtaagtaaaaaagtgatgtaagtgGTGAGCACAAatgcaaaccaataagaatttactacattagaagttttgtaaaattgttgtagaAAAGTTTGTGGCTATAGAAAATAATGCACATCTTATTATAAGACTTTTAATCAATTTGGGTTTTACttgcattaaaatttaaattaatacaaCATAGTTATTAAAGGGTGCAAATCAATCAAGCCCATGGATTGGGCCTGAGCCCATCCGACCTAAGACTGGATCTATGTAGTCTGGAAGACTCTATTCTGGCCCAGTTTATATGGACAATTTGACACTGAAAGTGGAGGTAACATTTAATTACTTAAAAGTTTTAAGGTTACTATTAATCTTTTATGTGATGCTAGTTGATTATGGGGTGCTTTACATACCTATGGAGTAAACTAAGATCTGTACATAAAATCTGGACATGAAATATATGCACAAATGTGTGATTGATAATGAGTATTTTTTGCTTACTACTTGGTAGAGCAAGAATATGCATAGCATGTGCTTATGAATTTTTTAGggtctctttttattattatttatttttatcacatcATATGACTCAAAAAATGcgaagtttatatatatttctcaatAATGGACAAAGTTTAATTACCACAAGCAAACTTTATCACTAGGATAGTCTAGACTCTATAGTAGCAAATTCATTGCAAGTAGTGCCAAGGCCAAGTTCATATATATCCCTCTAAAATCGTAACCAACTTTGAATTGAATGGTTAGTGTGCGTATCATCAAAAGAAGCACCTGGTCCTAAGGCCAAATTAAAATGCCAAACTTCAATAATATGATGACACATGTTGTGAGCATATTTGAGAAAACATAAACGTGTCAATTAGTGAATTTGTTTGAAAATCCTATAAATTTTGCCTCACATTTGTTTGTAGAATCTCCCAAGTTGAATTTTAGAGCTTGAATCACATTGTTAGTGTTTGTATTCCAAGCAGAAATTGAAGATGGACAAATCCCAGAATGCAAGTTACCAAGCTGGCGAGGCCAAGGGCCAAGCTCAGGTGAGTTTCTATCCATAATATTTACATCTATTAGCATAGTAACATACATCTAGTAAGCACTGATACTCCAGTTTAGCTCATATATTTGTATCCGGTACCGGATATCTCTGGGATACTCCTGTATGCGTActctgatttttttatttaaaatgccAATATGTCCAAGATACGCCTATGATATGGTTCTTCTTAGGCAAACTGCATCTAAAAGGATTTACATAGGCATGGATGGATGTTTCATGCATGAAAACTATGCACGTTGACATTTTAAATGTTGATTATAATGTGttgttcttttttggtttaggaAAAGGCGGGCAACTTGGCGGACAAGGCAAGCAATGCTACTCAATCTGCCAAGGAATCATGCCAAGAGGTTCAACAAAGCTTTTACTAAGttagaaaattacaaataaacataacaaaatacTTCGATCTCAAGCAATACTGCGCTACATCATTGTTAATTGCTTACATATGGAGTTTTATATATTGCAGGCTGGCCAGCAGATGAAGGATAAGGCACAAGGGGCTTGTGATGCTGTTAAGGATAAAGTTGGAgcaaacaaatgaaaatcataTTGGACCTCATCGTTCGAGCAGGCCCTCCCAAATAAATTTTGTacttattaaatattaatttatgaaatttgttttcttctagTTTGTACTCTCTTTTGATCTTGCTCTCCTTGAGTTGGTCGAATTTGTCATTTGAATTAACAAGGGAACTCCTTTATTGAGTTTTTATCCATGCATTCGTATTAGATCATGCACAAGGTTTCATTATATCTATGTTTACAATTCAAAATACTTCTCTATTGCAATCGAAAATAGACTTGTTAAACAATGCAATCCAATTAAAGCAGATCATTCAATACAGATGAGCAAAAAGTCTACTGGTTTTATGTAGCCGCAGGCATTTCGTGTCCAACTATTGTTAGGCAGATTCtaaattacaattaattttgactatataaaaaaaagggaaattacaGATTACCCATCACTTGTGGTTTAGCCTGAATTTAACTTACCCATCTGTGGTTTAAAACTTAACACTTTGCCCACATGTGATTACCATCGTTAGTCTGTCGTTACCTACCCCATTACTTATACCgttacaaacacaaaaatataacaaaattagaaaaaacaagatcaaaaattgatttttgtaaaaatatttgaaggCTTTAAGAGCTTCAATGAGGACACTAACACAAGATAAAAAGTGCTTTATATTTACAGCTCTactcaaacaaaattttctctctctctacgcTTGTTGCAACCCCTAAGCAACAAGCCACCTTCTTGGATCGAAAAGCCATTAGATTGAAAATGCTGATAATCTGAGGCATAGTTTTGTGGGTCTTGAGAGTTAGAGTTTGAAACCAGCCCATATTTTCAATCTAAAAGAACATGTCAGCGCAAGAGAGAGACCCACAAGAACAGCTAAGATGTCTTGATGGTGAGGCTCTTCTCCAGGCGCAACTTGGCGGACAAGGCAAGCAATGCTACTCAATCTGCCAAGGAATCAAGCCAAGAGGTTCAACAAAGCTTTTACTAAGTTAGAAAATTACatataaacataacaaaatacATCGATCTCAAGCAATACTGCGCTACATCATTGTTAATTGCTTACATATGGAGTGCTATATATTGCAGGCTGGCCAGCAGATGAAGGATAAGGCACAAGGGGCTTGTGA is a genomic window of Quercus lobata isolate SW786 chromosome 2, ValleyOak3.0 Primary Assembly, whole genome shotgun sequence containing:
- the LOC115978034 gene encoding stress-induced protein KIN2-like; translation: MDKSQNASYQAGEAKGQAQEKAGNLADKASNATQSAKESCQEAGQQMKDKAQGACDAVKDKVGANK